A segment of the Lodderomyces beijingensis strain CBS 14171 genome assembly, chromosome: 1 genome:
GAATATAATGTGCCGTTGAACGTTGAAGCTTCCAAAGCGACCGAGGCGGCAATTGCGGCAATTGAAAGCACAAACCACAGCTTCACAGCAAGATATTTCACAACTTTGGGACTCAGGGCCCACGTCAACCCCGAAAaattcttgttgaagtaCGGCTACGTTCCTTTGCAAGCAAGACCAACAGATAAAAAGAGCATAGCTTATTACAGTGACCCTGAACAGCGAGGTTATTTGCACAAGGACCCTTCAATCCTTACAGAGGCATTACAAGCTGCTCGTGAACAATTGAAGGTGCCAAAACcgaaaaagagcaaatccaaattcaaatcgCTCCTGGAACAATTGATGGAGGCTTCTTCGGTGGCGTTTGCAGAGACAAGCAAGACAGTCAAGATTTCTGAACTAGTCTaatctcaaaaaaaaagaaaaaaagaaaaagagaaagaattCATGTATATAATTAAATACAGACAAAAAGTGTTGTCATTCCACGTCCACAAATAGATGCAACAAACCCTCGACGGTCTCTTGCAAGTCCGTGATGCGTATTTCTCTGCGCTCTAGTTCGCCGTTCTTACCAATGTTGGTGCTGTACTTTCTGAGTGAAAATAGCGTAGCTTTAAATGTCATTTGATAGATTTCTTTAATCTTTAACTTTGCATTTACAGACGCGGCTTGGTTTAAAGTTAAACCTCGAAGTCGCAAGCCTGATAGAATGATTTTGTTGACTGCGCGGTTGATTTGATCAGGAGTCGACAATGGCCGCGATACAGACTGTTTTTCTCCATCCGCGGTAGACGGCGCGGGTTCCTggagcttcttcttttgcaacaccttGTCGAATATTTTGGATGGGGTCTGGCTCGGTGCCGTTTCGGTGTAAACCACAAAGGCATTGGATGTAGTCGAGGTCCCCGCTGTGAGTTTCTCAAACGGCTCAAGCAACAGGAAATCAAGTACAAAGGACCTGACGTCCTTATCATGGTAAAACACCACATATacaccatcgtcatcatcttcttctccttcgcTATATATCTTTGTGAGGAGACCGAGCCTTTGGCCCAGGTCAGACTCCCGTCTACCAACTAGTTTGCTTTCAAAATACCCCTCCGTGGCAGATTCGCCTGTGTAAACCGTGAATAGCGGGCTCGAAATCAAGTAGATGGGAATTCTCGAATAGAAAACATAAGCGATGAAAGtcaatttctttgcaaaaggtGTCACCTTTTCCGCGACACCAGACCAAAACTGGACGTCATCGTAAACCTTGCCGCCATCTTCCACCTGTGCACTAAAGTGATGGTTCATGGATCATGGAAAAAAGTGACTATCATCCTATACTGGTGTTATGGgtggcaaaaaaagaaaaaacaaacgacaaaaaaaaagtgtcgtCACTATTTCGAGACATGAAAAATAATCTGCGAAGCGTCAACCCGAGTGGGAGTATTGGAGTTTTACAACTAGCAATTTACCAGCTCAAAAAGTAATCATTTTCTACCGGTCTCTATCAATGATTGATGCTAATTGCAAGTTTATTCACGCAGTGGCGCTTTTGCAGCGGACAGtttacttttttgaaaccCGACTTGTTGCAAATTGTGTGCTGTGTGTGGCATCTCCAGCATGTTCCGCTTCGTAACGGGGcggagaaaaaaacagctcGAGGTTTGGAAAGTGGATGCCataaacacacacacgctACTTGATTTCAACTCTAGAGGAAACCTCTATCAGCTGTAGATACAAATAAAGGTTGTTGACAACTGACAATTTACTCTGATCCAAGACacagcagtagtagtagtagtagtggtagtaGAGATCATGGCTTCAGGGCGGTTTGCCTAAGTTTACCTGGGTCCCTGGCATGTCGCGAGACTTGAGAGTGAcagaaaagagaaatttCAAAGCGATTTCTTAAAAGATCATCtgagacacacacacacacacacacttgagaacacacacacacacagacagCTCCTTCTCCCTTTCCACAACGGATCTCCATCCATACCCAGAAACAGCCTTTGCAGGATCTCTAGCGGAAGACCACGCTTGATTGGAGGGCGTAAAGCACGgagaatttttttgttgtttttccccttcttcttctttcatTTCTGTCCAAGGAGGAGGGCAAATATCAGACAAGGCCgaaggaaggaaaaaaaaaaacccacaCCTAATAAAAGTGTGCACATTTTACTCGGAAGAGATAAATACCTTGTACACACGGGGGGTGGCTGAGATAAGAAGTTCTTATAGAAAGTGATATTCCTGGCCACACAGACCAAAGAGATGACGACTAGAACCAGGGTGTACTCCGTGTCGAACATATACAACgatgtcaacaacaacaagccgTCGGAGTACTGGGACTATGAGAACCACAAAATCGTATGGGGCGATATCAAAAACTACGAAATCGTGAGTAAGATAGGCCGGGGCAAGTACTCCGAGGTGTTCCAGGGCCTAAACGTTCTCAACGACGAGCCGTGTGTCatcaaggtgttgaagcccgtcaagttgaagaagatttACCGGGAAGTCAAGATTTTGCAGAACCTAACCGGCGGCCCCAACGTAGTTGGTCTTCTAGACGTTGTGCGGGATGAGCAGTCCAAAATACCGGCGTTgatctttgaaaaagtcaacaatGTCGACTTCCGAGTCTTGTACCCCAAATTCACGGTGAAGGATATCCAGTACTACTTCACCCAGCTATTGATTGCCCTAGATTACTCGCATTCGATGGGGATCATCCATCGCGATGTCAAGCCGCAGAATATCATGATTGATCCCATGAATAAGAAGCTCAGGTTGATCGATTGGGGGTTGGCCGAGTTTTACCACGCGGGGATGGACTATAATGTGCGGGTTGCTTCTCGATACCACAAGGGGCCCGAGTTGCTAATAAACCTACAACAGTACGACTACTCGCTAGACTTGTGGTCGGTGGGGTGCATGTTGGGGGCGATAATATTCAAGAAGGAGCCGCTTTTCAGGGGCGACTCCAACAACGACCAGCTCGTGCAGATTGCAAAAGTGTTGGGAACAGAGGCGTTGATGAGGTATGTCAACAAGTACGGTCTCAAGCTCAGCTCGGATTACGATGACATCTTGGGCAATCACTCCAAAAAGCCATGGAAGGCGTTTATCAATAATGAGAATCGTCATTTGATCAGCGAAGAAGCATTGGATTTGATAGACCGGCTACTTCAATACGACCACCAGCTTAGACCGACGGCGAAGGAGGCAATGAACCatccatttttcaaattgtaaAATAAAGGAAATAGCAAGTTGGCAACTCTTTCCCTTTTCTGTTCCCCTTCCCTTTCTTAATAAATGCATCTTGTTGGGTTGAGAAAAGTATCCTTTCTACACCGTAGCTGGGTTGTATAtctgtctttttttctcacttTTACCATTCTCGTGCGCGTACGGTGTTTAAGGTTCTCAACTACTAGGTGCGTGTACAGTCAATGATGAGCATCTCCataaaacacacacacacacaagcacaagcacaagcacaagcacaagcacaagcacaagcaaaCGCACACGCAATCACTATCTGATACAAACATCCCCCACGCCAAGTCATGTCGCAAGCGGAACCTCTAACTTCAAATGTGCGACCAGCAACTGACTCGTTGATAACTATACGGATAATCAAATCTTTCCCCTACCGTAACGTGAAAAACATAATCATCAAAGACATAAACTTGAAATCTACCACCCCCCTACAATTGCTAGAGCAAGTTAAAAGTGAGATCAACACCAGTGGCGCCTTGAGACCATTTAGGAACGTCGAGTATGACGCTTTGAAAATCTACACTCAAGCGCACGGATCAAAGTCTATGAACCTAGTGATCAATTTCGAAAACGACGAGGAGTGGACGCTTGTCAAGATGGGGAAAGAGACGCGAGATGGCGGTTTGTGGGACCTTGGTGTTTGCAACGAAACTGAAATCAGTGTGTTTAACTGGCAAGCGTACCTTGAATTCAAGCAAAACCCAGAGGAAAAATGGTAGACTTACGAGTGGTGTACATTAGGAGGTGCGGGTACGAGTTTAGAGGCGGTGTCTGTATAGGGTCCATAACACTGATTTTTCCACAGCAAGAGAGTTACCAGTTGAAGCTATGGTTCATCTCAGTAACACGTGTGTGTAGGGTCTGGGTCTGTTATGTAGTCTGTTGCTCACGTGATGTTGCAACAGTGACGGAAGTTAATGTCGTGGAAAATGTCACGACAGTCACGTGCTAGAAATCACGTGCTACACAGCCAGTAGTGGCAGAATACTGCTAGCCAATAGTAGAGTTTGTTTTATAAATAATGTGGTAGAGAGGCGCTACCAACTGTGCACCATATTGAGTCTCTGCGGCCATTTGCCT
Coding sequences within it:
- a CDS encoding mitochondrial 54S ribosomal protein uL15m; its protein translation is MMVKGWSRNLAHLGYLEPNGGSTKSYKRLGRGASSGKGKTSGRGQKGQKARGKVPHWMEGGQTPYFKQLPMIGSTKEYVPVFHEVYLSKIQDFWKTKRIPLEEGDTLTIKVMRECGIITGSLKDGVMLIGTGGAGQDEYNVPLNVEASKATEAAIAAIESTNHSFTARYFTTLGLRAHVNPEKFLLKYGYVPLQARPTDKKSIAYYSDPEQRGYLHKDPSILTEALQAAREQLKVPKPKKSKSKFKSLSEQLMEASSVAFAETSKTVKISELV